One segment of Chitinophagaceae bacterium DNA contains the following:
- a CDS encoding PglZ domain-containing protein has translation MEKYRFLWADDEIDSLKPHILFLEKKGYTIVTVNNGYDAIKLCEKELFDIVFLDEQMIGITGLEVLGEIKKRNPNLSVVMITKSEEEHIMETAIGSQISDYLIKPVHPNQILSTVKKIIDQKRLVTEVINMNYQKDFQSINFSMSDTLTHKEWIEIYKKLVYWDLEIQKTEDKSMYEILESQKTQANALFAKFIKKQYPTWLKQTNAERPLMIHELFKKKVFPLLKTADSVFVIVIDNLRYDQWEMIEPILSQYFTIQEKELFFSILPTTTAYARNSLFSGLLPSDMGKEYPGLWVSESDDDEGKNNHESEFLKHNLQRNKIDIRYSYNKIIKTNQGISFSENIHNIASAKLNVIIYNFVDMLSHAKTDNAMIQELAHDEAAYRSIVSSWVEHSHILETLKAIAEKKAKVIITTDHGTVMVKKPIKIIGYKETNTNLRYKQGKNLSYVDSKVVAIPNPESICLPKTNLSTSFVFATEDYFFAYPNNYNQYVNLYKNTFQHGGISLEEMIIPLILMEPK, from the coding sequence ATGGAAAAGTATAGGTTTTTATGGGCAGACGATGAGATAGATTCTCTCAAACCTCATATATTATTTTTAGAAAAAAAAGGATATACTATTGTTACGGTCAATAATGGATATGATGCTATCAAACTATGTGAGAAGGAGTTGTTTGATATTGTTTTTTTAGATGAGCAAATGATAGGTATAACGGGTTTAGAGGTATTAGGGGAGATAAAGAAAAGAAATCCGAATCTTTCTGTTGTGATGATTACCAAATCGGAAGAAGAACATATAATGGAAACAGCAATAGGGTCTCAGATATCAGATTATCTTATAAAACCTGTTCATCCGAATCAGATACTTTCTACTGTAAAAAAAATAATAGACCAGAAACGGTTGGTCACAGAAGTAATCAATATGAATTATCAGAAAGATTTTCAGTCCATTAATTTTTCCATGAGTGATACTTTAACTCATAAAGAATGGATAGAAATTTATAAAAAACTTGTCTATTGGGACTTGGAAATTCAAAAGACAGAGGATAAAAGTATGTATGAGATATTAGAATCTCAAAAAACACAGGCGAATGCTCTTTTTGCTAAATTCATAAAAAAACAATATCCCACATGGCTGAAGCAAACCAATGCAGAGAGACCATTAATGATACACGAGTTGTTTAAAAAAAAGGTGTTCCCTCTCTTAAAAACAGCAGATTCTGTATTTGTCATTGTGATAGATAATCTCAGATACGACCAATGGGAGATGATAGAACCTATTTTATCTCAATACTTTACCATACAAGAGAAAGAGCTTTTTTTTAGCATACTTCCGACTACTACTGCATACGCTCGTAATTCTTTGTTTTCCGGATTACTTCCATCGGATATGGGAAAAGAATATCCCGGATTATGGGTGAGTGAAAGCGATGATGACGAAGGTAAAAACAATCATGAATCTGAGTTTTTAAAACACAATCTCCAAAGAAATAAAATAGACATAAGATATTCTTATAATAAAATTATAAAAACGAATCAAGGCATAAGTTTTTCAGAAAATATACATAACATAGCATCCGCAAAACTCAATGTTATTATTTATAATTTTGTAGATATGCTTTCTCATGCTAAAACAGACAATGCTATGATCCAAGAATTAGCCCATGACGAAGCGGCTTACCGTTCTATTGTTTCTTCGTGGGTAGAGCATTCGCATATACTAGAAACACTCAAAGCTATAGCCGAAAAAAAAGCAAAAGTGATTATTACTACCGACCACGGAACAGTAATGGTAAAAAAACCGATTAAAATAATTGGATATAAGGAAACGAACACAAACCTGAGATATAAACAGGGGAAAAATCTTTCTTACGTGGATAGCAAAGTAGTTGCCATTCCGAATCCTGAAAGCATTTGTTTACCCAAAACAAATCTTTCTACTTCTTTTGTCTTCGCTACAGAAGACTATTTTTTTGCATACCCCAATAATTATAATCAGTATGTGAATCTCTATAAAAATACATTTCAGCATGGAGGTATTTCTTTAGAGGAAATGATCATTCCATTGATACTGATGGAACCAAAATAA